In Myxococcales bacterium, the DNA window GAGCGCGTCTCCCTTGGGGGCGGGCACAACGGCCACGAACCTGCGCGCGTCGACGGCGGCCTGCACGGCGAGCTTGGTGAGCACGTCCTCGGGGCTTCCGCCGAGCCAGTGCCAGAGGAACACGACGGGGAGCACCTCGCCTGCGACCGCAGTCGTGGGCTTCACGACGAGGAAACGCCGCTGCGCGCCGCCGCTCGTGATGTCCGTGTAGGTCGGCGCGAACGACAGAGCAGGGCAAGTGCCGGCGTAGGTGGGGAGCGCCGGCGCTCGCGGGGTCCCCGGAGGCCCTGGGACCTTGCAGCTCGCGGTCGCGATGGCCGTGGCAGCGTCTGCGGAGGCGGCGTCCGCGGGGCCTCCGTCGCTCGTGCTGCTGTCGCTCGAGCTCGCGTCGCTCGGCGCGCTGCCGTCGTTCCGGGCGGTCGACGAGGGGCTCGCGGACGGAGAGCTCGAGGTCGAGGGAGAGGTCGACGCGGCCGGTGGCTCCTCGCTCGAGGGCGCGCTCGAGGTGCCGCAGGCGAACGACGAAGCCGCGATCGACGCGGCGAGGACCGAGAACAGGAAGAAGGGGCGGCGCATACGAAGGACGAACGCACTACCACGCGCCGGCGGACGTGCAACGTGCAGGTGCCCGTAAACGCCCAGGATTTCGTGACGCAGAGCGACGCGGCCCAGCCGCCCGCGGCCGCTACTTCTTCTTCGGCGGAGCCTTCGGGGCAGGCTTCGGCGGCGCCTCGGGCATGGGAGGTGCCCCGTACATCGCCACGACGGCGCTGGGGTCACCCGTGGGAAGCGTGGGCGCGCTCGTGGTCGACGGCGCGGGCTTCGGAGGATCGACGGCCCGAGGGATGGATGCGTCTGGCGTGTCGACGGGGGGCGGCGCGCCGTACATCGCGACGGGCGAGGTGTCGGGAGGGGGAGGGGTGAGCGGTGCGGGGCCGGGCTCCGAGGGTGTGCACGCCGCCACGCTCGCCGCGACGGCGAGGCCACCGAAGACCAGCGCGGCTCGCGACAGACCCGAAGGGTTCGTGCTTACCGGAGCGGCTGCGCGGAGCGTGACGGTCGCCCCGCAGAACGGGCACGCGGACTCGGTCTCACGAAGGTGGCGGGTGCAGGCGGAGCAGGTCACGAGGGCCATGCCCGATTCGTCTCACAGTCTTCGCAGGAGGGAAAGCCTCACCCGTGCTCACGCCGGCCCCGGCTTACGGCGCCGTGCGTACCCCGAGCGCCGCCACGAGCATGGCGCCCCAGCCCACGAGCATCGCCACGCCACCGAACGGTGTCACTGCGCCGAGCGCTCGCACTCCGGTCAGGGTCATCGTGTAGAGGCTGCCCGAGAAGAGCACGATGCCCACCGAAAACGCGACGACCGACACCTTGGGCGCGGCGCTCTCCGTTCGCGAGGCGAGCACGGCGACAAGGCCGAGCGCGAGCGCATGGATCGCTTGGTAGTGCGCGCCCGTCCCCCACCATTCGAGGCGCTGCGCCCCGTCGGCGAGGGGGAGCATCTTCGCTTTCAGGCCGTGTGCGCCGAACGCACCCAGCGCCACGGCGAGGAAGCCGAAGGCCGCCGACAGGAGCCACGCTGCTCGTTCCATGTCCGCTCTATACGGTCGTCTGCCTCGGACGGAAAGGCCCGTCAGGGGAGGACCATCTCGACGTGAGGGATGCCGTCCTCGTCGTAGGGCTCGCCCTCCGGGACGAAGCCGAGCCTCCGGTAGAAGCGCTCGAGGTACCGCTGCGCCCCGATCCGGATGGGGCGCCCGTGACGTGCCGTCGCGCGCGAGATGGCTTCGCGCATCAGCTCTTCGCCGTGACCTCTCTTGCGGACCTCGGGGCTCGTGACGACGCGCCCGATGGCGGTCTCCGGGTAGCTTTCGCCGGGGCCGAAGATGCGCGCATAGGCGACGAGCGCGCCGGCCTCGTCGACTCCGAGGAGGTGACGCGCGCGTTCGTCCTTGCCGTCGAGATCGAGGTAGACGCACGTCTGCTCGACGACGAAAACGCGGGAACGCAGGGCGAGCACCGCGTAGAGCTCGTGGACGGAGAGCTCGTCGAACGCCTTGTCGTGCCAGGTCAGCATGGGCGTGAAGGTAGCAGAAGGGCCGTTCGTGCCGGTACGGTGGAGGGGCTTCGGCAGGCACAGCCGGTAGTGCTTCAGGGCACAGCCGGCGGTGCTTTGGGTGAGGTGCCGGGGAGCGAGCCATGTAGGCTTACGCGCCGTGGAGCTGGATCATCTCTTCGTGTTCGTCGATGGACCGAGCGAGGCCGAAGAGGCGCTGACGCTGCTCGGGCTCGACGAGACGTACCGGCGCGTTCATCCGGGGCAAGGGACGGCGAACGTTTGTTGCGCCTTCGACGACGCGTACCTAATGTTCGGCTCACGAGGTCGTACGCGGCGTGAACTGCCGTGTCGCACTGCGTCGAACTCAACGAACTAGGGCGAACGTGATGTTCATGGCCTTCGTCACGCCACCGCAGAAAATTGTGAACCGGACGACGCCGCCCGGTCCCGCTGGCGTGCGCTCCCATCGCCAGTAGCCAACGAATTTCTTTGCTGAAGGGCAGGTTGCAATCTCGCTCGGAGTGGGTACGGACCGCTCATATCGCGTGATCTCTCCGTATTGTGCGCTGAGATCGGCGAATGCCGCATCTGCGTTGCCATCGCTGACCGTCGCGAGGAGCAGCACCTCGCAGACAGCTCCAAGTGCGCCGTCTTGGCAGGTCCTGAGGAGCAGCTCACCGCTGGCCGCCCACCACCCAGGCGTGCCGATCGGGCCCGAACAGACGGCACTTGCCGTATCGTCGCCAGCTACAACGGGCGCCGAGTGCTCCCTGCATCGCCCCAGTTCTTGGTTCATCGGTGCACCGATACGGATCCCAAACGGTGCGATTGGAAATGCTCGGGTAGGTGCAGGAGGTGGCCCCTTCGGGGCGGGGGCCGGTTCGGTAGCTGCTTCCTTGGGCATCTCGAGCTTCCGGAGCGTTTCACAGGCAGTCTTGCTGTCCCTGTCACACGCAAGGCCCAGGAAGCGCACGGCAAGCTCATAGTCTGCGTCCTTACGGTGGCGCACGAAGTCTTTGGCGTGTGCCTTTCCAGCCCGAAGGCAGGTCTCGGAGGCGCCTCCGTCGAGGCACCTCGCTTCGCAAGCCGGGACGGCGCCGCCGAGGCAGCGTTCGAGCTGGGCAACCTTCTGAGATGCGGGGTTGGGCGCTTGCGGGGGCGGCTCTTCTGGCGCGCAGGATGCGAGCAGGCAGACGATGAGAACGAATCGAGAGAGGCACACGAAGGTGATGTTACGGCAATTTGTGGCGCCGAGTACCGCCTCATGTTCGCGACAACGACTTCTCCAGGTGCCCCCATGCGGCCGAGGCGATCAGTGAACTCTCGATAGAAGCCCTTCTGGCTCGCGCCCGGAGGTCTCAGCCTCGCGCCTCTTCGCTGCGCACGCGTTGCGCGCGTCGTTTGCCCGTGGGAATATTGGCGCCCGTCGTCGCAAGCCGGCTCACGGGCGTCTCGACGACCTTCCGACCGGCATCCGCCGCCTTCCACGTCCCTATGCCTCCGCACGTTCCCATCGGCAGCGCGAAGAGTGCGACGAGGAAGAGGATCGTCGCCGTGGGGCGGCGTTCGCGCCGCTCGAGCGCCGTCGGTGGCGATGGCGCCGGAGATGGTCCGCTCACGGGTCACCGCTCCGGGTGGCTTCGGCCCATCGCCGCATCATGACCTGGAGAATGCACCAACACGAAGCCGAGGTGAACGGGGCGAGGCGGATGGCGCTCGAGGTCGAGAGCACCGCCGCGCCGTACCGCACAATGCCCTGGCGCCCGTTGCGCGGGCAGCCCTAACCTCCGCCCATGCTCCCGGAGAAGGTAGGTCGTCGCGGTGGCGGATGGGTCGCCCTCCTGGTGGTGCTCGTCGGGTGCAACAGGCCGCCACGAGGTGGCTCGGGGGCGGCTGGCACGGCGGTCCTCGCGCCGACGGACCCGAGCGCCCCGAGCGCGGAGGCGAGCGCCACGGCGACGACGCGAGCCGTGAGCGACGGGGGACCTGCCTCGATCTCTACGGCGATGCACCCGGGGAGCAGCCGGCGATGGATCTCGTCGGGCACCTCTACGTCGACGAACGGGCGCGCCACGCGGGCAACGGAGTCGGCCTTCGCCCGTATATTCTGAAGCTCGATCGCCCGCTTTGCGTGAACGGCATGCCCCCTCGGGACGACGGCACGGTCGATCCGTACGTGCCCGAGGTTCACGTCGCGACGATGAAGCGGAGCCCCGATCTGCGAACCCTGAAGGACACGAAGGTGCGAGTCCATGGGCGCCCGATGGGAGCGATGACGGCGTGGCACACGAGGCCCGTGGTGCTCTGGGCGACGGAAGCGGAGCGGCTCACCCCCGCTCCCGCAGCACCGCCGCCGCAACCTCTCGGCGCCGGGAAGCACTTCGGATACATCGACGCCGTCGACCGCGCGCACAAGACGCTCACCTTCGACGTGGCGACGCTCTACCGCGGCAAGGCGGCGGTCCTCGAAGCGAAGAAGCGCGAATCGCTCCTCGGTGTGACCGGCGGAGACGACGCGAGCACGTTCGTCGTCGACGAGGACCCTACGCGGCGAACGCTGCCCGTCGCGAGCGACGTCGTCGTGGACGTGCTCGTGACCACGCCGGGCGGAGCCACGTCACGGTCGCGCGCGTCTCTCGGCTTCTTCGACGCGAAGGACGCAGGCGATTCGGAGCGCGAGCCCTTCGAACGCGCTTGGGAGCTCACGCTGAAGGACGGCAAGGTCGTGCGCATCGACGAAGTGGAGCGCTGAGCGCGACGTGCTCGTCCTCGCGACGCCGGTCACGGCCGTCCGACCCCGCACGATGCGAATCACGGCTTTGGAGCGCGAGAGGCCTACCGCCCTGGGCTGAGGCATGACCGAGAGTGGCATCCCCGACATGGCGTCGACCTTGGTTCGATCCTCGCACCTTAGTCACCGCCGGTCGGCTGCTGCAGGGCCCCGTAACTCCAGGGGTTTCGCACCATGTTCGGCTCGGGGCCGGCGGACGGCGGGGCTTTTCTCTTGGCCGGAGAAGGGCCCCACCGTAGCTTGGTCGATCGTACCAACGCCGAATCTGGCCAAGGGGGAGATCGAAATGAAACGTTCTACGAAGAGCTCTGCGCTCGTCCTTCTGTCCGCCTGTGTGGTCGTTCCTCTGGCGTCGATCGCGGCGTGCAGCAGCGATCCCGCGAGCACCGAGGATGGCGGCACGGCGCCGACGCCGACGCCGACGCCGACACCGACGCCGACGCCGACGCCGACGCCCACCCCGACGACGGACGGATCGATTCCCGATGGATCCACCCCACGCGACGCGGCGCCGGCCGATGCGCAAGCGGACGGCGGGGCTTGCGGGGCCAAGGGCAAGTCGGACCTCAAGATCGACCCGGCCATCAGCAGCACCACGGCGGACAACAAGGTCACGGTTCAGATGGTCGATACGTGCCAGGGGACGAGCGCGGCCTTGCCCTACACGACGCCCCGCCTCCGCTTCGAACCGACGGATCTCACGAACCACTATTTCTTGGTGACTTCGACCAATCCGGCAGACTTCTACAAGTCGGCGAGCGTCGTTTGGAACTACGGACTTGCCGGTGTTCGGCACGACGCCGACATGAAGATCGTGGCCAAACCCGGAGTCGGAGGCGCGGTGGACATCTTCGGCGCGAACTACGATGCGACCAAGGCCCACTTCGTCGTCCAGCTCAACAGGGTGGCCGCGACGTGCGACGTCTCGGGGTACACGGTCAGCGTCGTCGGTCACCCGGAGGCGGTCGTCCAGTACACGAACGGGGGTTCCTTCGCGGTCGATCCCGCGTTGGCGGCGAGCGCCGGGGACCGAGGCGCGTTCGCCTACATCTCGAAGGTGAACGTGGGGGCCGGGCTCGTGGAGATCGTGGGGACGAAGACGGGCTGCAAGCTCGTGGGCGTGGCCTTCCCGGCCCCCATCACGACGAACAAGTACCCGCTCGTGGCCGATACGGCGACCTACCTCGTCGCCAACACGGCCGTGCAGTAGACGAGAGTGGACGAGATGGACGCCTCCCTCGCCCCCGAGGTCGGCGTCCGCGTGGTGGCTCGCGAGTCCCAGGGGAGGTGCGCTCTTCGGCCGAGCTTCCCGAAATGTTTCGGTCGCTTGCCGCACCTCCAGCGCCGCCACCAGGCGCTTCGGGGGGGGTCGCGGTGCCAGGTCGAAGGACTTCCAGCGCCCCCGCGGGTGGTTCTGCTACACGGATGGCGTGCAGGCGGGTGGGCGCGTCGTCGCGGGGAAGTACCGCATCGAGGGTGTCGTCGGAGAGGGCGGCATGGGCACCGTCGTCCTCGCGACCCATCTCGGGCTCGGTCAACGGGTGGCCCTCAAGGTGCTGCGCACCCGAGACCCGAGCCTCGCAAGCCGCCTCGTGCGAGGGGCTCGAGCGGTCGCGGAGCTTCGTGGCGAGCACGTGGCGCGAATGCTCGACGCGGGCATCCTCGAGGACGGCGCGCCGTACCTCGCGATGGAGCTGCTCGCCGGACGTGATCTCGGAGCCTACCTGGTCGAACGCGGGCCGCTCTCCGTAGGCGAGGCATGTGCATGCATCCTGCATGCGTGCGAGGGGCTCGCCGAGGCGCACGCGCGCGGCATCGTCCACCGCGACATCAAGCCCAGGAACCTCTTCCTCACCCAACGCGTCGACGGCCGCCCCATCGTCAAGGTCCTCGACTTCGGGATCGCGAAGCGGCTCGGCCCCGGGGTGGTCTCGGCGAGTGGTGCTCTCACGCGGGCTGGCGAGATCGTGGGCTCGCCCGCCTACATGGCCCCCGAGGGACTCAAGGGGTTCCCGGAGGGCGATGCGCGCGCGGACGTGTGGTCGCTCGGCGTCGTGGCCTACGAGCTTCTCACGGGGCGGCTCCCCTTCGACGCGCCGAGCTTGGGAGCCCTCGTCGCCATGGTGCACGAGCCGCTCGCGGTGCCGCTCGGCGCCGCCCGAGCCGACGTCCCTCCCGCGGTCACTGCAGCCGTGGCTGCGTGTTTGGTCGCCGACCCGGCGCGCCGTATGCCCGACGTCGCAGCACTCGCCGCGGACCTCGCGCCGTTCGCGAGCACGGGCTACGGAGAGGTCCGTGATGCTCCGGCGCGCGTGAGGGCCATCCTATCGGGCTCGGCCGCGCCCACGCACCGCGCGAGCAGCGTCCCTCCGAATGCGAGCCAAGACGCCTATCGAACGACACAGTCGTTCCAAGGGGCCGAGATCGATGCTC includes these proteins:
- a CDS encoding DUF423 domain-containing protein codes for the protein MERAAWLLSAAFGFLAVALGAFGAHGLKAKMLPLADGAQRLEWWGTGAHYQAIHALALGLVAVLASRTESAAPKVSVVAFSVGIVLFSGSLYTMTLTGVRALGAVTPFGGVAMLVGWGAMLVAALGVRTAP
- a CDS encoding GNAT family N-acetyltransferase, translated to MLTWHDKAFDELSVHELYAVLALRSRVFVVEQTCVYLDLDGKDERARHLLGVDEAGALVAYARIFGPGESYPETAIGRVVTSPEVRKRGHGEELMREAISRATARHGRPIRIGAQRYLERFYRRLGFVPEGEPYDEDGIPHVEMVLP
- a CDS encoding VOC family protein; translated protein: MELDHLFVFVDGPSEAEEALTLLGLDETYRRVHPGQGTANVCCAFDDAYLMFGSRGRTRRELPCRTASNSTN
- a CDS encoding serine/threonine protein kinase; this translates as MQAGGRVVAGKYRIEGVVGEGGMGTVVLATHLGLGQRVALKVLRTRDPSLASRLVRGARAVAELRGEHVARMLDAGILEDGAPYLAMELLAGRDLGAYLVERGPLSVGEACACILHACEGLAEAHARGIVHRDIKPRNLFLTQRVDGRPIVKVLDFGIAKRLGPGVVSASGALTRAGEIVGSPAYMAPEGLKGFPEGDARADVWSLGVVAYELLTGRLPFDAPSLGALVAMVHEPLAVPLGAARADVPPAVTAAVAACLVADPARRMPDVAALAADLAPFASTGYGEVRDAPARVRAILSGSAAPTHRASSVPPNASQDAYRTTQSFQGAEIDARPRPGAKGRGVLVAGILLAIGLLVTLAAGVTLLVHRQEPRDAAAVAPSPSASANPVPTPRGAPTEAPRPVEPSASPPSPVAPAPAPARPKASPSASTIPPIAPADGGGVKEIDLAAKGTLSVSVFRPHLSLGLAKRCYAPFLAQNPSIEGRFVYSTSVQPDGTLARTTAGGTLDSATKDCLLGSLDRVAYPRSSGKTDVTWILQIRGASAPH